A stretch of the Halorussus salinus genome encodes the following:
- a CDS encoding rhomboid family intramembrane serine protease produces the protein MVQLPPWLPAPAQVAIPVAVALSLALVRRLDAPAGEWGRRLRSRFLLGVPWGTLVSVVGVLAVYLFVQGGASNWRNPVTLPFSSWSYLYPTGWLLAPFSHTGPGHLVGNLTTTLAVAPLAEYFFGHFPSKRGENPFFSRTSNPWVRAFVVFPAGVALVGLATSIFAWGPIIGFSGVAFAFVGFALVRYPLMTVVAVTGQEAIRTTYRALRDPTVVGSASRRFGDPWWFGIAVQGHVLGLLLGILLGVAVLYRRRERVGALRLWTGGVLLGMSMTLWALWWYRGESTYVLYRGWGVVFVVALAVVTTVAATADRRPLFGDVSRQQVGLLALLLPLAVMVGVAVPVNLTTVGDASIPGDGPAIEVRGYDVTYAEGVQNQKVSAIDVSMFGETTDVTTSGVIVVNDDREIWAQSASKGRLAFAGRTSVRVGGVGWAEDVQVKRRGWSAANGRTAYQVWLRGPDDDEWTHAFASGPAIAGATLANRSLRIEPANGTFYLQLMNDNSSHRIAQMPAHNETVRLGPVRIERQQRTLFAAVNGTRVQIATREKYR, from the coding sequence ATGGTTCAGTTGCCCCCGTGGTTGCCCGCGCCAGCGCAGGTCGCGATTCCGGTCGCCGTGGCGCTGTCGCTCGCGCTGGTCCGGCGACTTGACGCCCCGGCGGGCGAGTGGGGTCGCCGTCTGCGCTCGCGGTTCCTGCTGGGGGTGCCGTGGGGCACGCTCGTCTCGGTGGTGGGCGTGTTGGCGGTGTACCTGTTCGTTCAAGGGGGCGCGAGCAACTGGCGCAACCCCGTGACGCTCCCGTTCTCGTCGTGGTCGTACCTCTACCCGACCGGGTGGCTCCTCGCGCCGTTCTCCCACACCGGGCCGGGCCACCTCGTCGGCAACCTCACGACGACGCTGGCGGTCGCGCCGCTGGCGGAGTACTTCTTCGGGCACTTCCCGTCGAAGCGCGGCGAGAACCCCTTCTTCTCGCGGACCTCGAACCCGTGGGTTCGGGCGTTCGTCGTCTTCCCGGCGGGCGTCGCGCTCGTCGGACTGGCGACCAGCATCTTCGCGTGGGGTCCCATCATCGGCTTCTCGGGCGTCGCGTTCGCGTTCGTCGGGTTCGCGCTGGTCCGGTACCCCCTGATGACCGTCGTCGCGGTGACGGGCCAAGAGGCGATTCGGACCACGTACCGCGCACTGCGCGACCCCACCGTCGTCGGGTCGGCCTCGCGGCGCTTCGGCGACCCGTGGTGGTTCGGCATCGCGGTGCAGGGCCACGTCCTCGGCCTGTTGCTCGGGATTCTGCTCGGGGTGGCGGTCCTCTACCGGCGACGCGAGCGCGTCGGCGCGCTCCGACTCTGGACCGGCGGGGTCCTCCTCGGGATGTCGATGACACTGTGGGCGCTCTGGTGGTACCGCGGCGAGAGTACCTACGTCCTCTACCGCGGGTGGGGCGTCGTCTTCGTCGTCGCGCTCGCGGTCGTGACCACCGTCGCGGCGACGGCCGACCGCAGGCCCCTGTTCGGCGACGTGTCGCGCCAGCAGGTCGGCTTGCTCGCGCTCCTGCTCCCGCTGGCGGTCATGGTCGGCGTTGCGGTCCCGGTCAACCTCACCACGGTCGGCGACGCCAGCATTCCCGGCGACGGCCCCGCGATAGAGGTTCGGGGCTACGACGTGACCTACGCCGAAGGCGTCCAGAACCAGAAGGTCTCGGCAATCGATGTGTCGATGTTCGGCGAGACGACCGACGTGACGACCAGCGGCGTCATCGTGGTCAACGACGACCGCGAGATATGGGCGCAATCGGCCTCGAAGGGTCGGCTCGCGTTCGCTGGCCGGACGAGCGTCCGCGTCGGCGGGGTCGGGTGGGCCGAGGACGTGCAGGTCAAACGCCGCGGCTGGTCGGCGGCAAACGGCCGGACGGCGTATCAGGTCTGGCTCCGCGGCCCGGACGACGACGAGTGGACCCACGCCTTCGCCTCGGGACCCGCTATTGCGGGGGCGACGCTGGCGAACCGGTCGCTCCGAATCGAACCGGCGAACGGAACCTTCTACCTCCAACTGATGAACGACAACTCGTCGCACAGAATCGCCCAGATGCCCGCGCACAACGAGACGGTGCGGCTCGGTCCCGTCCGAATCGAGCGCCAGCAACGGACGCTGTTCGCGGCCGTGAACGGCACTCGCGTCCAGATAGCGACCCGCGAGAAGTATCGGTAA
- a CDS encoding AAA family ATPase codes for MSDSMTEVVTASESGVVVEKSFEGEEFAVPAIKFVVRSERDERATLRLADDIPEEFPMDNVGFHPDYENDNWTAYKDHRVQFERELDPGEELVTVYGVRLADDDDPATFLGAPTIEEVAPVGIDSGTADGPTAEPVGETDDDADDETAGGPDLDGEVGGPDGNTITDIVSEEDSQLVRDVVAGEEDLGLDDEDPLAADDGEDDPLAADDGEDDPLAEADAVDDDPLAGGEEDDPLASSDEDDPLAVGEETLEESDDGSFLEPESEEVADETVTDENAPEPTDDDPADDQSDLGDEDATDEETTDDEETVDELDTDDDEEATPTDTDDVADETELADETEPADETAAAEPSPPSPGSVAAALADEIRAGEVSDDDMKAIQRELDVATPESTNVRIRHLQSRVEDLSAYTEALEAFIDENGVAEDIFGDFEEDIAQIRADVRAFEDEVQAIRADADATDERVESVDEDLVEVSSDLDSVEEDVDRVESDLRDVESDLRSDLREFKADFREDVDDIEADVTAVEGDVDELGEDLTDLGEDVDDIESEMGALDDLREEVAEIERLREDVDELESLRGDVDELETLREDVEELEALEEDIEALDGLREEVEALEAELEDAGDFGEEVETLEAQLHELEDLVGANTEDVTSVSEELETVSDELRGVRERLDEVDDVADEVEAVSQEVSSLSSDLDALEENLTSRVESVEADIADIRDEIEGIQEWRDRISDVFGN; via the coding sequence ATGAGTGACAGCATGACCGAGGTGGTGACGGCGAGCGAGAGCGGCGTCGTCGTGGAGAAGTCCTTCGAGGGCGAGGAGTTCGCAGTCCCCGCTATCAAGTTCGTCGTTCGCTCGGAACGGGACGAGCGCGCGACGCTACGGCTCGCCGACGACATCCCCGAGGAGTTCCCGATGGACAACGTGGGGTTCCACCCGGACTACGAGAACGACAACTGGACCGCGTACAAGGACCACCGCGTCCAGTTCGAGCGCGAGTTAGACCCCGGCGAGGAGTTAGTCACCGTCTACGGCGTCCGACTCGCCGACGACGACGACCCCGCGACGTTCCTCGGCGCGCCAACCATCGAGGAGGTCGCGCCGGTCGGCATCGACTCGGGCACCGCCGACGGGCCGACCGCCGAACCGGTGGGCGAGACCGACGACGACGCAGACGACGAGACCGCGGGCGGGCCGGACCTCGACGGCGAGGTCGGCGGGCCGGACGGCAACACCATCACCGACATCGTCTCCGAGGAGGACAGCCAACTCGTCCGCGACGTGGTGGCTGGCGAGGAGGACCTCGGACTGGACGACGAAGACCCCCTCGCGGCCGACGACGGTGAGGACGATCCCCTCGCGGCCGACGACGGTGAGGACGACCCCCTCGCCGAGGCGGACGCCGTGGACGACGACCCGCTGGCGGGCGGCGAGGAGGACGACCCACTGGCGAGCAGTGACGAGGACGACCCGCTCGCGGTCGGCGAGGAGACCCTCGAAGAGTCGGACGACGGGAGTTTCCTCGAACCGGAATCGGAGGAGGTCGCCGACGAGACGGTGACCGACGAGAACGCGCCGGAACCGACCGACGACGACCCCGCGGACGACCAGTCGGACCTCGGCGACGAGGACGCGACCGACGAAGAGACGACCGACGACGAGGAGACCGTGGACGAGTTAGACACCGACGACGACGAGGAAGCGACGCCGACCGACACTGACGACGTGGCGGACGAGACCGAACTTGCGGACGAGACCGAACCCGCAGACGAGACCGCGGCGGCCGAACCGTCGCCGCCGAGTCCGGGGAGCGTCGCGGCCGCGCTCGCCGACGAGATTCGCGCCGGGGAGGTCTCCGACGACGACATGAAAGCCATCCAGCGCGAGTTGGACGTGGCCACTCCCGAGAGTACCAACGTCCGAATCCGCCACCTCCAGTCGCGCGTCGAAGACCTCTCGGCGTACACCGAGGCGCTCGAAGCGTTCATCGACGAGAACGGCGTCGCCGAGGACATCTTCGGCGACTTCGAGGAGGACATCGCCCAGATTCGGGCCGACGTGCGGGCCTTCGAGGACGAAGTACAGGCCATCCGGGCCGACGCCGACGCTACCGACGAGCGCGTCGAGAGCGTGGACGAAGACCTCGTGGAAGTCTCGTCGGACCTCGATAGCGTCGAGGAGGACGTAGACCGCGTAGAAAGCGACCTCCGGGATGTCGAGAGCGACCTGCGGAGCGACCTCCGGGAGTTCAAGGCCGACTTCCGCGAGGACGTGGACGACATCGAAGCCGACGTGACGGCGGTCGAGGGAGACGTAGACGAACTCGGGGAGGACCTGACCGACCTCGGCGAGGACGTGGACGACATCGAGAGCGAGATGGGCGCACTCGACGACTTGCGCGAGGAGGTCGCCGAAATCGAGCGCCTGCGCGAGGACGTAGACGAGTTGGAGTCGCTGCGCGGCGACGTAGACGAACTGGAGACGCTTCGGGAGGACGTAGAAGAGTTGGAGGCGCTCGAAGAGGACATCGAAGCACTCGACGGCCTCCGCGAGGAGGTCGAAGCCCTCGAAGCCGAACTCGAAGACGCGGGCGACTTCGGCGAGGAGGTCGAGACCCTCGAAGCGCAACTGCACGAACTGGAGGACCTCGTGGGCGCGAACACCGAGGACGTGACCTCGGTGAGCGAGGAACTCGAAACCGTCTCCGACGAACTCCGGGGCGTCCGCGAGCGACTGGACGAGGTAGACGACGTGGCCGACGAGGTGGAGGCGGTCTCACAGGAGGTCTCCTCGCTGTCGTCTGACCTCGACGCGCTGGAAGAGAACCTCACCTCGCGCGTCGAGAGCGTCGAGGCCGACATCGCGGACATCCGCGACGAGATAGAAGGCATCCAAGAGTGGCGCGACCGCATCAGCGACGTGTTCGGAAACTAA
- a CDS encoding DNA-directed RNA polymerase subunit L: protein MELRVAEKADDELSIEIAGEDHTFMNVLKGTLLEHEGVAAATYDMNPEQSGGQTEPILTIKTEGGTDPLDALEDATGDIKDKTAAFRDAYESAV, encoded by the coding sequence ATGGAACTACGGGTTGCCGAGAAGGCCGACGACGAACTCTCTATCGAAATCGCCGGGGAGGACCACACGTTCATGAACGTGCTGAAAGGCACCCTCCTCGAACACGAGGGCGTCGCGGCCGCGACGTACGACATGAACCCCGAGCAGTCGGGCGGACAGACCGAACCCATCCTGACCATCAAGACCGAGGGCGGCACCGACCCCCTCGACGCGCTGGAGGACGCTACCGGCGACATCAAGGACAAAACCGCGGCCTTCCGCGACGCCTACGAGAGCGCGGTCTGA
- a CDS encoding MBL fold metallo-hydrolase, translating to MAIHSDWGDWLPRAVEDADPDGIAVWYLGCNGFVLKAEETTLYIDPYLGVGDPPRTIRMVPVPFDPADVEEVDAVLATHEHTDHVHGPSQAPLLESTGATFYAPDDSLAVARDDENWTDEWDVDEGQLEEVAEGDSFEVGAFTVSVEPAHDPDATHPVSYVVEYDGRTFFHGGDTKPSDEFARIGDEYDIDLGVLAFGSVGQIPDKETREPKRTRWYNDENQAVEAASDLRFDRFLPSHWDMWKGLTADPTALHDHARSFEYPRQLDIVEIGDRVDI from the coding sequence ATGGCAATCCACAGCGACTGGGGAGACTGGCTCCCGCGTGCGGTCGAAGACGCCGACCCGGACGGCATCGCGGTCTGGTATCTCGGCTGTAACGGCTTCGTCCTGAAGGCCGAGGAGACGACCCTCTACATCGACCCGTACCTCGGGGTGGGCGACCCGCCGCGCACGATTCGGATGGTGCCGGTGCCCTTCGACCCCGCGGACGTTGAGGAGGTCGATGCGGTTTTAGCCACCCACGAACACACCGACCACGTCCACGGGCCGAGCCAAGCGCCACTCCTCGAATCGACCGGGGCGACCTTCTACGCGCCCGACGACAGCCTCGCGGTCGCCCGCGACGACGAGAACTGGACCGACGAGTGGGACGTGGACGAAGGCCAACTCGAAGAAGTCGCGGAGGGCGACAGCTTCGAGGTCGGCGCGTTCACCGTCTCGGTCGAACCGGCCCACGACCCCGACGCGACCCATCCGGTTAGCTACGTCGTGGAGTACGACGGCCGGACTTTCTTCCACGGCGGCGACACCAAGCCCAGCGACGAGTTCGCCCGAATCGGCGACGAGTACGACATCGACCTCGGCGTGCTGGCGTTCGGGAGCGTCGGGCAGATTCCGGACAAGGAGACCCGCGAACCGAAGCGCACTCGCTGGTACAACGACGAGAATCAGGCGGTCGAAGCAGCCAGCGACCTCCGGTTCGACCGGTTCCTGCCGAGCCACTGGGACATGTGGAAGGGCCTGACCGCCGACCCGACCGCGCTCCACGACCACGCCCGGAGCTTCGAGTACCCCCGACAGTTGGACATCGTAGAAATCGGCGACCGCGTGGACATCTGA
- a CDS encoding METTL5 family protein, protein MDKAALERRLSRVEEFADPRLDFEQYPTPADLAAHLVHLASVQGDLAGATVVDLGTGTGMLALGAAFCDPARVLALDRDPAALAQARENERRVAGDEGASATATGASATRVEWLLGDATRAPLCLSDAPDGPGASTDSTDAPGDCSPVTVLMNPPFGAQAGNEHADRAFLATASDLAGVSYSIHNAGSREFVEAFAADEGGEVTHAFRAELELPRRFDHQTSEREVLDAEVFRVEWR, encoded by the coding sequence ATGGACAAGGCCGCCTTGGAGCGCCGACTCTCGCGGGTCGAGGAGTTCGCGGACCCGCGCCTCGACTTCGAGCAGTACCCCACGCCCGCGGACCTCGCGGCCCACCTCGTCCACCTCGCCAGCGTGCAGGGCGACCTCGCTGGGGCGACCGTCGTGGACTTGGGCACCGGCACCGGGATGCTCGCGCTCGGCGCGGCGTTCTGCGACCCGGCCCGCGTGCTGGCGCTCGACCGCGACCCCGCGGCCCTCGCGCAGGCCCGCGAGAACGAGCGCCGGGTCGCGGGCGACGAGGGCGCGAGCGCGACGGCCACGGGCGCGTCCGCGACCCGAGTCGAGTGGCTCCTCGGCGACGCGACGCGCGCGCCGCTCTGCCTCTCGGACGCGCCGGACGGTCCCGGCGCGTCCACCGACTCCACCGACGCGCCCGGCGACTGCTCGCCGGTCACGGTCCTGATGAACCCGCCGTTCGGCGCGCAGGCGGGCAACGAACACGCCGACCGCGCGTTTCTGGCGACCGCGAGCGACCTCGCGGGCGTCTCCTACTCGATTCACAACGCCGGGAGCCGGGAGTTCGTCGAGGCGTTCGCGGCCGACGAGGGCGGCGAGGTGACGCACGCCTTCCGCGCGGAACTCGAACTCCCGCGGCGGTTCGACCACCAGACCAGCGAGCGCGAGGTGCTGGACGCCGAGGTGTTCCGCGTCGAGTGGCGATAA
- a CDS encoding YlbF family regulator, with protein MSIETEADGDATELSRVEELAGQLGEAITQTPEYQRFEETKEAVEQDDEAQEKVQEFEQIRQEFMLARQTGEATQEDVQKVRETQQELHSLPVMDEYLQAQEALEQKMESLNKAISEPLAVDFGDQASGCCED; from the coding sequence ATGAGCATCGAAACCGAGGCCGACGGCGACGCGACGGAACTCTCGCGCGTCGAGGAGCTTGCGGGACAGCTCGGTGAAGCCATCACCCAGACGCCCGAGTACCAGCGATTCGAGGAGACCAAGGAGGCCGTCGAGCAGGACGACGAAGCCCAAGAGAAGGTCCAAGAGTTCGAGCAGATTCGCCAAGAGTTCATGCTCGCGCGCCAGACCGGCGAGGCGACCCAAGAGGACGTGCAGAAGGTTCGCGAGACCCAGCAGGAACTGCACTCCCTGCCGGTGATGGACGAGTACCTCCAAGCCCAAGAGGCACTCGAACAGAAGATGGAGTCGCTCAACAAGGCCATCTCGGAGCCGCTGGCCGTGGACTTCGGCGACCAAGCGAGCGGTTGTTGCGAAGACTGA
- a CDS encoding WD40/YVTN/BNR-like repeat-containing protein — protein sequence MLLAGTYDGVYRADGPRFDSPERVLDSGRVMRVRQFEEWNGAFATTKSGLYRSTDGGDSWTNLDVPREEVYSVLGDPAGERLYAGTHPAHLYVSEDDGETWRELSGFQDLPSRDQWHTPRHRDEAHVRSLGAHPDSPERVVAGVEVGGVHVSDDRGETWTERRSGVHDDVHHVLVRGPDHYVASCGGGLYRTRDAGESWVRLDDGLDHTYFREAFAHDGTLYAAAARSSPGTWSGERGADAALFESENDGDTLDPVAYPGSPEEVVLSWTADDGHVVAGTNDGGVVFRSSGEWVEGGRMPAGVASLCWL from the coding sequence ATGCTACTCGCAGGAACCTACGACGGCGTCTATCGAGCCGACGGACCGCGCTTCGATTCGCCCGAACGGGTACTCGACTCGGGGCGGGTTATGCGCGTCCGCCAGTTCGAGGAGTGGAACGGCGCGTTCGCCACCACGAAGTCGGGGCTGTACCGCTCGACGGACGGCGGCGACTCGTGGACGAATCTGGACGTGCCCCGCGAGGAGGTCTACTCCGTCCTCGGCGACCCCGCGGGTGAACGTCTCTACGCGGGCACGCATCCCGCGCACCTCTACGTCTCCGAAGACGACGGAGAGACGTGGCGGGAGCTATCGGGCTTTCAGGACCTTCCCTCGCGCGACCAGTGGCACACGCCGCGCCACCGCGACGAGGCCCACGTCCGGAGTCTGGGCGCACACCCCGACTCCCCCGAGCGCGTCGTCGCTGGCGTCGAAGTCGGCGGCGTCCACGTCAGCGACGACCGCGGCGAGACGTGGACCGAACGGCGCTCGGGTGTCCACGACGACGTACACCACGTCCTCGTGCGCGGGCCGGACCACTACGTCGCCTCGTGTGGCGGCGGACTCTACCGGACCCGCGACGCGGGCGAGAGTTGGGTGCGCCTCGACGACGGACTCGACCACACGTACTTCCGCGAAGCGTTCGCCCACGACGGCACGCTCTACGCCGCGGCCGCGCGCTCGTCGCCCGGAACGTGGAGCGGCGAGCGCGGCGCGGACGCCGCGCTCTTCGAGTCCGAGAACGACGGCGACACCCTCGACCCGGTGGCGTATCCGGGTTCCCCCGAGGAGGTCGTCCTCTCGTGGACCGCCGACGACGGCCACGTCGTCGCGGGCACGAACGACGGCGGCGTCGTCTTCCGGTCGTCGGGCGAGTGGGTCGAGGGTGGGCGGATGCCCGCGGGCGTGGCGTCGCTCTGCTGGCTGTAG
- the dph2 gene encoding diphthamide biosynthesis enzyme Dph2, with the protein MSQDSEYSEGDLRNTGMSLKHDREWDYELDRIVEAVEERDATKVGLQFPEGLKRRGPKVADDIRALVPDEVTVMISGQPCYGACDLDTFLMKRTDVFVHFGHSPMKNTDKVIYVPLFSNVDVFPIMDESLEELPDPEETEESPSVGLVTTAQHMNRFEEMKSWLDERGFDVKTRRGDDRLTHEGQVLGCNYASADIDADHVLYVGGGKFHPLGLAMEHPDKTVVIADPVNNVVTVADTEKFLKQRYASVHKAMDAEKWGVIFCTKIGQGRWEQAEEILEDNDDAYLITMDEVTPDRLRNFDMDAFVNTGCPRITTDDGPQFHKPMLTPGEYEIAVGNKPLEDLSFDTFHGTW; encoded by the coding sequence ATGAGCCAAGACAGCGAGTACAGCGAGGGAGACCTCCGAAACACGGGGATGTCGCTGAAGCACGACCGGGAGTGGGACTACGAACTCGACCGCATCGTGGAGGCGGTCGAGGAGCGCGACGCCACCAAGGTCGGCCTTCAGTTCCCCGAGGGGCTGAAGCGCCGCGGCCCGAAAGTCGCCGACGACATCCGCGCGCTGGTCCCCGACGAGGTGACCGTGATGATTTCGGGCCAGCCCTGTTACGGCGCGTGCGACCTCGACACCTTCCTGATGAAACGGACCGACGTGTTCGTCCACTTCGGCCACTCGCCGATGAAGAACACGGACAAGGTCATCTACGTCCCGCTGTTCTCGAACGTGGACGTGTTCCCCATCATGGACGAATCGCTCGAAGAGCTTCCGGACCCCGAGGAAACGGAAGAATCCCCGAGCGTCGGTCTCGTCACGACCGCCCAGCACATGAACCGCTTCGAGGAGATGAAGTCGTGGCTCGACGAGCGCGGCTTCGACGTGAAGACGCGGCGCGGCGACGACCGACTCACCCACGAGGGGCAGGTGTTGGGATGCAACTACGCCAGCGCCGACATCGACGCCGACCACGTGCTGTACGTCGGCGGCGGGAAGTTCCATCCGCTCGGACTGGCGATGGAGCATCCCGACAAGACGGTCGTCATCGCCGACCCCGTGAACAACGTCGTCACCGTCGCCGATACCGAGAAGTTCCTCAAGCAACGCTATGCCTCGGTCCACAAGGCGATGGACGCCGAGAAGTGGGGCGTCATCTTCTGCACCAAAATCGGGCAGGGCCGCTGGGAGCAGGCCGAGGAGATACTGGAGGACAACGACGACGCCTACCTCATCACGATGGACGAGGTGACGCCCGACCGCCTCCGGAACTTCGACATGGACGCGTTCGTGAATACGGGATGCCCCAGAATCACGACCGACGACGGCCCGCAGTTCCACAAGCCGATGCTCACGCCCGGCGAGTACGAAATCGCCGTGGGCAACAAACCCCTCGAAGACCTCTCGTTCGACACGTTCCACGGCACGTGGTAA
- a CDS encoding EthD domain-containing protein, with protein sequence MTCKMVILAVRDDEEFTHDECIDYMHEEHAPLVNDLPNLQRYTSSLPANPEYVDYDYIAQLRFEGPEEMDEAFSSEQGQTVQDDAASFLDMEASEMISTVGETVHFEAE encoded by the coding sequence ATGACCTGCAAGATGGTGATTCTCGCTGTCCGAGACGACGAGGAGTTCACCCACGACGAGTGCATCGACTACATGCACGAGGAGCACGCGCCTCTCGTCAACGACCTGCCGAACCTGCAGCGGTACACCTCCTCGCTCCCGGCGAATCCCGAGTACGTGGACTACGACTACATCGCCCAACTCCGCTTCGAGGGTCCCGAGGAGATGGACGAAGCGTTCTCCTCGGAACAGGGCCAGACGGTGCAGGACGACGCGGCGTCGTTCCTCGACATGGAAGCCTCCGAGATGATTTCGACGGTCGGCGAGACGGTCCACTTCGAGGCCGAGTAG
- a CDS encoding esterase/lipase family protein, translating into MSSSESHADTSGRVGRRGVLRAVAGTVALGGFVGSASAFEGDDGSITGAADFPRATTRGHFDIHWWYGDQLTDGHTEWDYDTAGDIPGYGSANPDEILVSVHGWRVAPEDAPDHFATVKRSLRNNGYDHPVVGFSYDSDTSTDNWWPTTDIAERNGKKLANFLTDYRAETGARIRLVGHSMGGRVVPATLRALNGLGKSDFVESATLLGAATDNDAVAVGGEYGDDIAAAAKSVDNYWKSDDSVLNWAYSTGEFDSAVGEEGCEGTPPANYDDHNVDYVSDHFSYHEPGDGCMAEVVSNF; encoded by the coding sequence ATGAGTTCGTCAGAATCTCACGCAGACACGTCCGGTCGCGTCGGTCGCCGAGGAGTCCTCCGAGCAGTAGCCGGAACCGTCGCCCTCGGCGGGTTCGTCGGGTCGGCGTCGGCCTTCGAGGGCGACGACGGCAGTATCACCGGTGCCGCGGACTTCCCGCGCGCGACGACCCGCGGGCACTTCGACATCCACTGGTGGTACGGCGACCAGTTGACCGACGGCCACACCGAGTGGGACTACGACACCGCCGGGGACATCCCCGGCTACGGGTCGGCGAACCCCGACGAAATCCTCGTCTCGGTCCACGGCTGGCGCGTCGCGCCCGAGGACGCCCCGGACCACTTCGCCACGGTGAAGCGGTCGCTCCGGAACAACGGCTACGACCACCCCGTCGTCGGCTTCAGCTACGACTCGGACACCAGCACCGACAACTGGTGGCCCACGACCGACATCGCCGAGCGCAACGGCAAGAAGTTGGCCAACTTCCTGACCGACTACCGCGCGGAGACCGGCGCGCGCATCCGACTCGTCGGTCACTCGATGGGCGGCCGGGTCGTCCCCGCGACGCTCCGGGCGCTCAACGGTCTCGGCAAGTCGGACTTCGTGGAGTCGGCGACGCTCCTCGGTGCCGCGACGGACAACGACGCGGTGGCGGTCGGCGGCGAGTACGGCGACGACATCGCGGCCGCCGCCAAGTCGGTGGACAACTACTGGAAGTCCGACGACAGCGTGCTGAACTGGGCCTACTCCACCGGCGAGTTCGATTCGGCGGTCGGCGAGGAGGGCTGTGAAGGCACTCCTCCCGCGAACTACGACGACCACAACGTCGATTACGTGTCCGACCACTTCTCGTACCACGAACCGGGCGACGGCTGTATGGCGGAAGTCGTCTCGAACTTCTGA
- the hisF gene encoding imidazole glycerol phosphate synthase subunit HisF, with translation MTLTKRIIPCIDVDLDDDGNPAVYTGVNFEDLEYTGDPVEMARRYNEAGADEFVFLDITASADGRETMLNVVEDVADEIFIPLTVGGGIRTKADIKETLRAGADKVSINSGAIANPDLITEGADAFGSQCIVISVDAERRYDEEGEHYVQVDGESCWFECTVKGGREGTDLDVVEWAAEAEERGAGELFVNSIDADGTKDGYDIPLTKAVCDAVDTPVIASSGCGGPEDMYEVFTEAGADAGLAASIFHFGEYSIREVKEYLDERDVPVRI, from the coding sequence ATGACTCTCACCAAGCGCATCATCCCGTGCATCGACGTGGACTTGGACGACGACGGGAACCCCGCGGTCTACACCGGCGTCAACTTCGAGGACCTCGAATACACCGGCGACCCGGTGGAGATGGCCCGCCGGTACAACGAGGCCGGAGCCGACGAGTTCGTCTTCCTCGATATCACCGCGAGCGCCGACGGGCGCGAGACGATGCTCAACGTCGTCGAGGACGTGGCCGACGAGATTTTCATCCCGCTCACGGTCGGCGGCGGCATCCGGACGAAAGCCGACATCAAGGAAACCCTGCGCGCGGGGGCCGACAAGGTCTCTATCAACTCCGGCGCGATAGCGAACCCCGACCTCATCACCGAGGGTGCCGATGCCTTCGGAAGCCAGTGCATCGTCATCTCCGTGGACGCCGAGCGGCGCTACGACGAGGAGGGCGAACACTACGTCCAAGTGGACGGCGAGTCCTGCTGGTTCGAGTGTACCGTCAAGGGCGGCCGCGAGGGCACCGACCTCGACGTGGTGGAGTGGGCCGCGGAGGCCGAGGAGCGCGGCGCTGGCGAGTTGTTCGTCAACTCCATCGACGCCGACGGCACCAAGGACGGCTACGACATCCCGCTGACCAAGGCGGTCTGTGACGCCGTGGACACGCCGGTCATCGCCTCCTCGGGCTGTGGCGGTCCCGAGGACATGTACGAGGTTTTCACGGAGGCTGGCGCGGACGCCGGACTCGCCGCCTCCATCTTCCACTTCGGCGAGTACTCGATTCGGGAGGTCAAGGAGTATCTGGACGAGCGCGACGTGCCGGTTCGAATTTGA
- a CDS encoding DUF5518 domain-containing protein, which produces MAEISVPFRGTSDTWSYALAGGGISLLLGTVSYWQTGVELALLPILVGGVVAGYLQQRRLGERDNAGFVAGVLGALPVLWVVYGVVTTAFGLSNPLWFSVVFVSMAVGATVVVLGLSGCIGSVGARLGGRLAA; this is translated from the coding sequence ATGGCTGAAATTAGCGTCCCGTTCCGAGGGACGAGCGATACGTGGTCGTACGCTCTCGCGGGCGGCGGTATCTCGCTCCTGCTCGGCACGGTCAGTTACTGGCAGACCGGCGTCGAGTTGGCACTCCTCCCGATACTCGTCGGTGGGGTCGTCGCGGGATACCTGCAACAGCGTCGTCTCGGCGAGCGCGACAACGCGGGCTTCGTGGCCGGTGTCCTCGGCGCACTTCCGGTGCTGTGGGTCGTGTACGGCGTCGTCACGACTGCGTTCGGACTGTCGAACCCCCTCTGGTTCTCCGTCGTGTTCGTCTCGATGGCCGTCGGCGCTACGGTCGTCGTCCTCGGACTCTCCGGTTGTATCGGCTCCGTCGGTGCGAGACTCGGTGGTCGGTTGGCGGCGTAG